From Dreissena polymorpha isolate Duluth1 chromosome 15, UMN_Dpol_1.0, whole genome shotgun sequence, a single genomic window includes:
- the LOC127859983 gene encoding complement C1q-like protein 4 — protein MKVLLVLVVAVFTLNVALSKRDGDRRDMIRHSTHRATRDDEQDVPETSHCELEIKCKGETSTSSSPVRLPIRGPRGPAGRPGEKGVQGEPGIPGKPGEPGKSAVPAKRFAFFVGLGENRGQIEANVDLTFDRVITNVGGAYNELTGKFTAPFSGTYHFTVVIAAQGTKKAAVMLMKNDQMMTTVWAESIPYWATSSSTAILNLTSGDQVWLVLLQRAPYLHGYMYSSFSGYALFADESEKTSNVIEPENNDSEFVDKSDIANTIVNEQ, from the exons atgaaagTGCTATTAGTTTTAGTCGTTGCCGTTTTTACGTTGAACGTTGCTTTGTCAAAACGCGACGGCGACAGACGTGATATGATCAGGCACTCCACTCATCGCGCGACGCGCGACGACGAACAAGACGTGCCCGAAACTAGTCACTGCGAACTGGAGATAAAGTGCAAAGGAGAAACCTCGACCTCCTCGTCGCCAGTCCGGCTGCCCATAAGAGGCCCGAGGGGTCCGGCAGGGCGCCCTGGGGAGAAGGGAGTACAGGGAGAACCTGGGATACCCGGGAAACCGGGAGAACCAG GTAAGTCAGCGGTTCCCGCCAAACGATTTGCTTTCTTTGTTGGTCTCGGGGAAAACAGGGGACAAATCGAGGCCAATGTGGATCTCACTTTTGATAGAGTCATAACGAATGTGGGCGGGGCATATAATGAGCTGACGGGCAAATTTACCGCCCCGTTCTCTGGCACGTATCATTTTACTGTTGTAATTGCCGCTCAGGGGACAAAGAAG GCTGCTGTGATGCTGATGAAGAACGACCAAATGATGACGACAGTCTGGGCGGAGAGTATTCCGTACTGGGCGACGTCATCAAGCACCGCCATCTTGAATCTAACATCCGGGGACCAAGTGTGGCTCGTGCTTCTGCAGCGAGCACCTTATCTGCATGGCTACATGTACTCGTCATTCTCCGGCTATGCATTATTCGCTGATGAATCGGAAAAGACATCGAATGTGATTGAACCTGAAAATAACGATTCGGAGTTCGTTGACAAGAGTGACATAGCAAACACAATTGTGAACGAACAATAA